The following proteins come from a genomic window of Actinomarinicola tropica:
- a CDS encoding DUF488 domain-containing protein, with protein sequence MAPIRTFGHGTASQEEIVDLLRAAGIEEVVDVRRYPGSRRHPHVATDAMARWLPEAGIAYRHLPSLGGRRKPAADSPNVGLRNDQFRAYGDHMATDEFAEGIADLLESADDHPVAIMCSESVWWRCHRRLVSDHLVLVEERPVEHLFHDGRLTAHDPLETARRDDGHVVYDVGVDRPLSG encoded by the coding sequence ATCGTCGACCTCCTCCGGGCCGCGGGGATCGAGGAGGTCGTCGACGTCCGCCGCTACCCGGGCAGCCGCCGGCACCCACACGTCGCGACTGATGCGATGGCGCGGTGGCTGCCCGAGGCGGGCATCGCCTACCGGCACCTCCCGAGCCTCGGCGGTCGTCGCAAGCCGGCAGCGGACTCGCCCAACGTCGGGCTGCGCAACGACCAGTTCCGCGCCTACGGCGACCACATGGCGACCGACGAGTTCGCCGAGGGCATCGCCGACCTGCTGGAGAGCGCGGACGACCACCCGGTGGCGATCATGTGCTCGGAGTCGGTGTGGTGGCGCTGCCACCGGCGGCTGGTGTCGGACCACCTCGTGCTCGTCGAGGAGCGCCCCGTGGAGCACCTGTTCCACGACGGCCGCCTCACCGCGCACGATCCGCTGGAGACGGCACGCCGAGACGACGGCCACGTGGTGTACGACGTGGGCGTCGACCGACCGCTCTCCGGCTGA